The following are encoded in a window of Oncorhynchus keta strain PuntledgeMale-10-30-2019 chromosome 10, Oket_V2, whole genome shotgun sequence genomic DNA:
- the LOC118388246 gene encoding potassium voltage-gated channel subfamily A member 3-like encodes MDDHFKLIDSPRSVRHRGNNVENHCYFQTEKGVMTVENMLEESAALSSHLSMDRYERERGRDCCERVVLNISGLRFETQLKTFNQFPKTLLGDPRKRMRYFDPLRNEYFFDRNRPSFDAILYYYQSGGRIRRPVNVPIDIFSEEINFYQLGEEAMEKFREDEGFIKEEERILPNNEFQKQVWLLFEYPESSGPARGIAIISVLVILISIVIFCLETLPEFRDDREPIPLALTVNGTASYHANPFTDPFFVIETLCIIWFSFELLVRFFACPSKSTFSKNIMNIIDIVAIFPYFITLGTELAEKQGNGQQAMSLAILRVIRLVRVFRIFKLSRHSKGLQILGQTLKASMRELGLLIFFLFIGVILFSSAVYFAEADDPSSSFTSIPDAFWWAVVTMTTVGYGDMHPVTIGGKIVGSLCAIAGVLTIALPVPVIVSNFNYFYHRETDGEEHAQYLHVSSCEHLPSATEELKRTRSTSSLSKSEYMVIEEGINSGYKQPNFTNENNQNCVNIKKIFTDV; translated from the coding sequence ATGGATGACCACTTTAAACTCATCGACTCACCCCGCTCGGTGAGACACAGAGGCAACAACGTTGAGAACCACTGTTACTTCCAGACGGAGAAGGGCGTCATGACAGTCGAGAACATGTTGGAGGAGTCAGCGGCGCTTTCGAGCCACCTGTCCATGGATCGATATGAGCGAGAGCGTGGACGCGATTGCTGCGAGAGGGTGGTTCTCAACATTTCAGGGTTACGCTTCGAAACTCAACTCAAAACTTTCAACCAGTTTCCGAAAACGTTGCTCGGGGACCCCAGAAAGAGAATGCGTTACTTTGACCCACTGAGGAACGAGTACTTCTTCGACAGAAACCGACCCAGCTTTGATGCCATTCTCTATTATTACCAGTCAGGAGGGCGCATACGGAGACCTGTTAACGTGCCTATTGACATATTCTCTGAGGAGATCAATTTCTATCAACTCGGGGAAGAGGCTATGGAAAAATTCAGAGAGGATGAAGGATTCATAAAAGAAGAGGAACGTATTTTACCCAACAATGAATTCCAAAAGCAGGTTTGGCTTTTGTTTGAATACCCTGAAAGCTCTGGCCCAGCTAGGGGAATAGCTATCATCTCAGTGCTTGTCATTTTAATATCAATTGTTATATTCTGTTTAGAGACCTTGCCTGAGTTTCGGGATGACCGGGAACCTATCCCGTTAGCACTTACAGTCAATGGGACGGCCTCCTATCACGCAAATCCATTCACCGACCCTTTCTTTGTGATAGAAACACTTTGCATAATCTGGTTCTCTTTTGAGTTGCTGGTCAGGTTCTTCGCGTGCCCCAGCAAATCCACGTTCTCAAAAAATATCATGAACATAATCGACATTGTCGCCATATTTCCCTACTTCATCACTTTGGGGACAGAACTGGCTGAGAAGCAGGGTAACGGTCAGCAAGCCATGTCCCTCGCCATTCTCAGAGTGATAAGGCTCGTGAGAGTCTTTCGCATCTTCAAGCTCTCCAGGCATTCTAAGGGCCTACAGATCTTAGGGCAGACGCTAAAGGCCAGCATGAGGGAGCTTGGACTGCTGATATTTTTTCTTTTCATTGGAGTTATCCTTTTCTCCAGTGCTGTTTATTTTGCCGAAGCCGATGACCCATCCTCCAGTTTCACTAGCATCCCAGATGCGTTCTGGTGGGCTGTGGTCACCATGACTACTGTCGGATACGGAGACATGCACCCTGTGACAATTGGTGGCAAAATTGTTGGGTCATTGTGTGCTATTGCCGGAGTGTTGACTATTGCTCTCCCTGTGCCAGTTATTGTCTCCAACTTCAATTACTTTTACCATAGGGAGACTGATGGAGAAGAGCACGCACAGTACTTGCACGTCAGCAGCTGCGAGCACCTACCCTCAGCCACAGAGGAGCTGAAAAGGACTCGTAGCACGTCATCTCTGAGCAAGTCAGAATATATGGTTATAGAGGAGGGCATCAACAGTGGGTATAAACAGCCCAACTTCACCAATGAGAATAACCAAAACTGCGTGAACATCAAAAAGATATTCACGGACGTGTAA